A stretch of the Crocinitomicaceae bacterium genome encodes the following:
- a CDS encoding TonB-dependent receptor has protein sequence MKSCLIFFMFFLSAGIFCQQKFTLSGHVTSAQTGESLIGATVKVKTAEGIKGTIVNSYGFYSITLPQGDYPIEISFIGFSTISDTIILLSDIQRDFELKESGLLNEVEITAEASNDNITSTEMSKNELSIAEIKKLPALMGEVDIIKAIQLLPGVQSVGEGGSGFYVRGGAVDQNLILLDEANVYNASHLMGFFSVFNPDVVKDVQLYKGGIPAEYGGRLSSVLDIKMIDGNYKNFTAEGGIGTISSRATIGGPIVKDRGSFVISGRRTYADIFLNFSSKEELKNSTLYFYDANIKLNYKLNDNNRIYLSGYFGRDVFGIDSMFRMDWGNATATLRWNHVFSNKLFLNTTATFSNYDYFLGEPTGKEAYEWTSNIQDYYLKTDFSYFINPDNTLKFGGLASYHRIDPGMAVGTGVSILEEFVVSKTNGLEYAFYVSHKIKFNNRWTANYGLRYSIFQNIGPGTYYTYDENFKVKDTSEYSKGEVFNTYAGFEPRAGLTFVLNEYSSLKLSYNRTRQYIQLASNSTSSSPLDIWFPCSPNVKPQIADQIALGYFVNLYKDAYETSVEVYYKEMQNAIDFKDHATLLLNPYMEGELRFGRAWAYGSEFMVKKSTGKLTGWISYTLSRTQKQIDGINNNKPYLAKSDQTHNLSVTVSYEFSKQLSVSANFIYSTGSAVTMPIGKYEYMGMVIPLYSDRNAKRLPDYHRLDFAATWKVKQKEGKRWQSEWVFSVYNVYNRANAYQINFKQNPDNANETVAEMMYLFGIIPSITYNFKF, from the coding sequence CAACGGTGAAAGTAAAAACTGCTGAAGGGATAAAGGGTACCATTGTTAACTCATACGGATTTTATTCTATCACATTGCCACAGGGCGATTACCCAATTGAAATTTCTTTCATTGGATTCAGCACCATTTCTGATACCATTATTTTACTCAGTGATATTCAACGTGATTTTGAATTGAAAGAATCAGGATTACTGAATGAAGTTGAAATAACGGCAGAGGCGAGCAATGATAATATTACATCAACTGAAATGAGTAAAAATGAACTCAGCATTGCAGAAATTAAAAAACTGCCTGCCTTAATGGGTGAGGTAGATATTATCAAAGCCATTCAACTATTACCGGGTGTACAGTCAGTAGGTGAGGGCGGTTCAGGGTTTTATGTGCGTGGTGGTGCGGTTGATCAGAACTTAATTTTATTGGATGAGGCAAACGTATATAATGCCTCTCACTTGATGGGTTTTTTTTCTGTTTTTAATCCTGATGTTGTTAAAGATGTTCAATTATATAAGGGCGGAATTCCGGCTGAATATGGTGGACGACTTTCATCAGTATTAGACATTAAAATGATAGACGGAAATTATAAAAACTTCACCGCTGAGGGAGGCATTGGAACCATTTCATCAAGAGCTACTATTGGCGGACCTATTGTTAAAGATCGTGGGTCATTTGTCATTTCCGGTAGACGAACTTATGCTGATATCTTTCTTAATTTTTCATCTAAAGAAGAACTTAAAAACAGTACGCTTTATTTTTATGATGCAAACATTAAATTGAATTATAAACTCAATGACAACAACCGAATTTATTTGTCAGGATATTTTGGACGCGATGTGTTTGGCATTGACAGTATGTTTAGAATGGACTGGGGCAATGCAACAGCTACTTTGAGATGGAATCATGTTTTCAGTAACAAGCTCTTTTTAAATACAACCGCTACATTTTCTAACTACGATTATTTTTTAGGTGAGCCTACCGGAAAAGAAGCGTATGAATGGACTTCGAATATTCAGGATTATTATTTGAAAACTGATTTTTCATATTTCATCAATCCGGACAATACGTTGAAATTTGGAGGACTTGCCTCATATCACCGCATTGATCCCGGTATGGCAGTGGGTACCGGAGTTTCAATTCTTGAAGAATTTGTTGTATCAAAAACTAACGGCCTTGAGTACGCATTTTATGTGAGTCACAAAATTAAATTCAACAACCGGTGGACAGCTAATTACGGTTTACGGTATTCTATTTTTCAAAATATTGGTCCGGGAACATATTACACATATGATGAAAATTTCAAAGTGAAAGACACATCAGAATATAGTAAAGGAGAAGTATTTAATACCTATGCCGGATTTGAGCCGCGTGCTGGATTAACGTTTGTACTTAATGAATACAGCTCATTAAAATTAAGCTACAACAGAACACGTCAATATATTCAACTGGCGTCTAATTCAACTTCATCATCACCTTTAGACATTTGGTTTCCATGCAGCCCGAATGTAAAACCACAAATTGCTGACCAAATTGCACTCGGATATTTTGTTAATCTTTATAAAGATGCATACGAAACATCAGTTGAAGTATATTACAAAGAGATGCAAAACGCTATTGATTTTAAAGATCACGCCACCTTGTTGTTGAATCCATACATGGAAGGTGAGTTACGTTTTGGACGTGCATGGGCATATGGTTCAGAGTTCATGGTAAAAAAATCAACCGGAAAATTAACCGGATGGATCAGTTATACTTTGTCACGCACGCAGAAACAAATTGATGGTATTAATAACAACAAACCATATCTGGCAAAATCAGATCAAACCCATAATTTGAGTGTGACCGTATCGTATGAATTTTCAAAACAATTATCTGTTTCAGCTAATTTCATATACAGTACCGGCTCAGCAGTTACCATGCCAATAGGTAAATATGAATACATGGGCATGGTGATTCCGCTTTATTCAGATCGCAATGCGAAAAGATTACCTGATTATCATCGGTTAGATTTTGCTGCAACTTGGAAAGTAAAACAAAAAGAAGGAAAGCGTTGGCAAAGTGAATGGGTGTTTAGTGTATACAACGTCTACAATAGAGCAAATGCATATCAGATTAATTTTAAGCAAAATCCTGACAATGCAAATGAAACAGTAGCTGAGATGATGTATTTATTTGGTATCATTCCATCAATCACGTATAATTTTAAATTCTGA
- a CDS encoding DUF4249 domain-containing protein codes for MQKKYFFICLLILGSGFMSCKKIIDIELEEGDRVLVVDAWFTTESKVHEIRLTQSTDFYDSEPIPQVSGAEVNITGGGETFYFTETAPGIYHSASGVSAKMHTNYTLNITYNGITYSGADYCDTVPVLEDMIPYPAFDDDGILLGYDVLIWTTELAGFGDYYAWRVLKNGHYESDTLSDIDFGSDDYIGDGLYFEAWPISFIEELNSGDTLRLEQHNITKSTYDAFMAVMLETEWRGGIFDAPPSNVPSNISNGAMGHFTVSSVSTFDFIVP; via the coding sequence ATGCAAAAAAAATATTTCTTTATATGCTTGTTGATTCTGGGCAGCGGTTTTATGTCTTGCAAGAAAATAATTGATATAGAATTAGAAGAAGGAGACCGTGTGTTGGTGGTTGATGCATGGTTTACTACTGAATCTAAAGTGCATGAAATAAGATTAACCCAAAGCACTGATTTTTATGACAGTGAACCAATACCTCAGGTGAGTGGTGCTGAGGTAAATATTACAGGTGGGGGAGAAACATTTTATTTTACAGAAACAGCTCCGGGGATTTATCATTCTGCTTCGGGAGTATCTGCAAAAATGCACACGAATTATACGCTGAATATTACCTACAATGGCATTACATATTCTGGTGCGGATTATTGTGACACTGTGCCGGTTTTAGAAGATATGATACCGTATCCGGCTTTTGATGATGATGGAATTTTACTTGGTTATGATGTGCTAATTTGGACAACTGAATTGGCAGGCTTTGGTGATTATTACGCTTGGCGTGTTTTGAAAAATGGACACTATGAATCAGATACCTTGAGTGACATTGATTTTGGCTCTGATGATTATATTGGTGATGGTTTGTATTTTGAAGCTTGGCCTATTTCATTTATTGAAGAATTAAATTCTGGTGATACCCTTAGGCTTGAGCAACACAATATCACAAAATCTACTTATGATGCTTTTATGGCTGTGATGCTTGAAACCGAATGGCGCGGCGGAATTTTTGACGCACCTCCTTCTAATGTCCCTTCTAATATTTCTAATGGCGCCATGGGACATTTCACCGTTTCATCTGTGTCAACATTTGATTTTATTGTGCCATAA